In a genomic window of Chlamydiota bacterium:
- a CDS encoding sigma-70 family RNA polymerase sigma factor, protein MPNMHTDLPRLLDGDKAEWDAFVDRFTPVIWAAVKGSLFAHTGAVNEEDVRDLVQAVFVRLVGRDFRLLRTYDPRRASLVTWLTIVARSVAIDSLRRRRLSTVSIGEAALEIPAPPPVSNAGIELPEGLLSPRQKLVLHLLCDRGMEPSEIASILGVNAQTVRSTVHKAVVKLRRQLKEQR, encoded by the coding sequence ATGCCAAACATGCATACCGACCTCCCGCGTCTCCTCGACGGCGACAAGGCGGAGTGGGACGCGTTCGTCGACCGGTTCACCCCGGTCATCTGGGCGGCGGTGAAGGGATCCCTCTTCGCCCACACGGGCGCGGTGAACGAGGAGGACGTGCGCGACCTGGTCCAGGCGGTCTTTGTGCGCCTGGTCGGACGCGACTTCCGTCTGCTCAGGACCTACGATCCGCGCCGGGCCTCGCTCGTCACCTGGCTCACCATCGTCGCGCGGAGCGTGGCGATCGACTCCCTGCGGCGGCGGCGCCTTTCGACCGTTTCAATCGGGGAGGCGGCGCTCGAAATCCCGGCGCCCCCGCCGGTCTCCAACGCCGGGATCGAGCTCCCCGAGGGGCTGCTCTCGCCGCGGCAGAAGCTGGTCCTCCACCTCCTCTGCGACCGGGGAATGGAGCCGTCGGAGATCGCCTCGATCCTCGGCGTGAACGCCCAGACGGTGCGGAGCACGGTGCACAAGGCGGTCGTGAAGCTGCGGAGGCAACTCAAGGAACAGCGATGA
- a CDS encoding PQQ-like beta-propeller repeat protein yields the protein MKRTLLSLCVLCLVPFHSPAEGAAQAERAEGTDSVYGYDVAAPADGAALETGHGDAAAFDSGEAAEAGQASSDTDENLGAGIHELCRPALEIGDVEGLQIATTRSSMDGGWFFYFGLAHAIYENPLGAVNDNGNIFEDGAGYEQPQATGVWVGRDSEDIAVQAGDYVTVTYDGGRTRKIYFPALSGESTLYIGFDGSTYWDRDLCDLAQAAPRAPWPMFQHDAQHTGRSEYAGPYRPTLAWSYRFLDSVYSSPAIGTDGRVYVGSDDLRFYSFTPNGDIAWSYRTDHEITSSPAIGFDGSIYITSQDNTFYSIRSNGGLDWSYRMYNIYYSTPAIGSDGTVYVGDGNMLYSMTPNGGMVWSYRKYSSIDSYPAVDSDGRVYVNLYSNFLCIDKEGDRVWSYALGDYANCKPSIGSDGRIYRGADYFFYCFNSNGTIAWTYPMELNDYTSPAIGSDGKVYVTLSNVNGRYLSSFASDGTFTWSYQGIAYAPAIDSNGKIYCGNHCLNANGSLSWSYRLHSWTAINHGANAIDSGGRIYGSHPNGDLLYCLESMPTPTPTITPTPTITSTPTITPTPTITPTPTITPTPTETPTITPTPTRTPTRTPTRTPTRTPTPTITPTPTRTPTPCTAPLEIGDITNLRIASTRSGVGAGWNFYFGLADDVYGKPLGYVYDNSNIFTDKAAYAPQPAGVLVGRDQEGIAVQAGDYVTVTYDGGQTKRVYFPAIHGDTVGLYIAHDGSTYWDRGLCNLAQAALSPTPTPTPLPRAQVLLNGTSYRPGSPFAATFRLNRAVARTFNAYAVVNLPDGSMLDAITLSPRIQPLATNVHGLPAGFTYPFMSLTVPPGAPRGNCSVMVGFFAPEQPITGPGDAFLLAVAPFALK from the coding sequence ATGAAGAGGACACTGCTTTCGCTTTGCGTGCTGTGTCTTGTGCCGTTTCATTCTCCGGCCGAGGGCGCCGCACAGGCGGAGCGCGCGGAGGGAACGGACTCCGTGTACGGGTACGACGTCGCCGCACCCGCCGACGGCGCGGCCCTAGAAACGGGGCATGGGGATGCCGCCGCATTCGATTCCGGCGAAGCGGCCGAAGCCGGACAGGCTTCTTCGGACACCGATGAGAACCTCGGGGCGGGGATCCACGAACTGTGCCGGCCGGCGCTCGAGATAGGGGACGTGGAGGGGTTGCAGATCGCGACGACGCGGTCGAGCATGGATGGAGGGTGGTTCTTCTACTTCGGCCTTGCGCACGCTATCTATGAGAACCCCCTTGGCGCCGTGAATGACAACGGCAATATTTTCGAGGACGGAGCCGGGTATGAACAGCCGCAGGCGACGGGGGTCTGGGTGGGGCGCGACTCCGAGGATATCGCCGTCCAGGCGGGCGATTACGTCACGGTGACGTACGACGGGGGCCGGACGAGAAAGATCTACTTTCCCGCCCTGAGCGGGGAGAGTACGCTGTATATCGGATTCGACGGTTCGACGTACTGGGACCGCGACCTGTGCGACCTGGCGCAGGCCGCCCCACGGGCGCCCTGGCCGATGTTCCAGCACGATGCCCAGCATACCGGACGGAGCGAGTACGCGGGCCCGTACAGGCCGACCCTGGCGTGGAGTTATCGTTTTCTAGATTCCGTATATTCTTCTCCCGCGATAGGTACGGATGGACGGGTGTACGTCGGCTCGGACGACCTGCGCTTCTACAGTTTTACCCCCAACGGCGATATCGCGTGGAGTTACAGAACCGACCATGAAATAACATCCTCGCCTGCGATCGGCTTCGACGGGAGCATATATATCACCTCGCAAGATAACACCTTCTACAGCATCAGGTCAAACGGGGGGCTCGACTGGAGTTATAGAATGTATAATATCTATTACAGTACGCCGGCAATAGGGTCTGACGGCACGGTGTATGTCGGCGATGGCAATATGCTCTACAGCATGACTCCGAACGGCGGCATGGTGTGGTCGTATCGTAAGTATTCGTCAATAGACTCCTATCCCGCAGTGGATTCCGACGGCAGGGTATACGTCAACTTATACAGCAACTTTCTCTGCATCGATAAAGAAGGAGACCGCGTCTGGTCTTATGCACTAGGCGATTACGCAAACTGCAAACCTTCGATCGGCTCGGATGGGAGGATATACCGGGGCGCCGACTATTTCTTCTACTGCTTCAATTCGAACGGAACCATTGCCTGGACGTATCCAATGGAATTAAACGACTACACCTCGCCCGCGATAGGGTCTGACGGGAAGGTGTACGTCACCTTGAGTAATGTGAATGGTAGGTATCTCAGCAGCTTTGCCTCCGACGGGACCTTTACCTGGTCGTATCAAGGCATCGCCTATGCCCCCGCGATCGATTCCAACGGGAAGATCTATTGCGGCAACCACTGCCTCAACGCCAACGGGAGTCTCTCGTGGAGCTACCGTCTCCATTCCTGGACGGCCATCAATCACGGCGCGAACGCGATAGACTCGGGCGGAAGGATCTACGGTTCGCATCCCAACGGCGATCTTCTCTATTGCCTGGAATCGATGCCCACGCCGACGCCCACGATCACCCCCACCCCCACGATTACATCCACGCCGACGATCACGCCCACGCCGACGATCACCCCCACACCGACTATCACGCCCACACCGACGGAGACGCCGACGATCACCCCCACGCCGACGAGGACACCCACGCGCACCCCGACCCGCACGCCGACGAGGACCCCCACGCCGACGATCACACCCACGCCCACGCGCACCCCGACGCCGTGCACCGCCCCGCTGGAGATCGGGGATATCACGAACCTGCGCATCGCCTCGACGCGTTCGGGCGTCGGCGCGGGATGGAACTTCTACTTCGGCCTGGCGGACGACGTCTACGGGAAGCCGCTCGGGTACGTGTACGACAACAGCAACATCTTCACGGACAAGGCCGCCTACGCGCCGCAGCCGGCGGGGGTGCTGGTGGGACGGGACCAGGAGGGGATCGCCGTCCAGGCGGGCGACTACGTCACGGTGACGTACGACGGGGGCCAAACGAAGCGGGTCTACTTCCCGGCGATACACGGTGATACCGTGGGCCTCTACATCGCCCACGACGGTTCAACGTACTGGGACCGGGGGCTGTGCAATCTGGCGCAGGCAGCGCTGTCGCCGACGCCCACGCCGACCCCTCTCCCTCGGGCGCAGGTGCTGTTGAACGGCACCTCCTATCGCCCGGGGAGTCCGTTCGCGGCGACATTCAGACTGAACAGGGCGGTGGCGAGGACGTTCAACGCCTACGCGGTGGTCAATCTGCCCGATGGGTCGATGCTGGACGCGATAACGCTGTCGCCGCGGATTCAACCGTTGGCGACGAATGTACACGGGCTGCCCGCGGGGTTCACCTATCCCTTCATGTCGCTCACGGTACCGCCGGGCGCGCCGAGGGGGAACTGCTCGGTGATGGTGGGCTTCTTCGCTCCCGAGCAGCCGATCACGGGCCCGGGCGACGCGTTCCTGCTGGCCGTTGCGCCGTTCGCGCTGAAGTAG